In the Hevea brasiliensis isolate MT/VB/25A 57/8 chromosome 8, ASM3005281v1, whole genome shotgun sequence genome, TGGTCGCCAGCAAATGGAAGGTCAAATGGTATCAGGATCACCTCAAGCGCCATCAACACAACCATTAGGTTCCCATAATACTGCAGGACAGCAGCCATCATGGTCCTCTCAGATAGGACAGCAGCCATCAGGGCCTCATCAAATTGCAGGACAGCAACAATTGTGGTCTTCTCCAACAGGACAGCAGCCATCATGGTCCTTTCAAAGAGGAGGACAGCAGTCATCATGGTCCTCTCAAAGGGGGGAACAGCAGCCGTTAGCATCCCATAGCACTGCAGGACAGCAGTCATCTGGACCTCAAAAAATGGCAGGGCAGCAGTCTTCTTGGCATGCTCAATTTGGAGGACAGCAGCCGCCATTGTCCTCTCAAAGGGGGGAACAGCAGCCATTAGCATCCCATAGCATTTCAGGACAGCAGTCATCTGGACCTCATCAAATGGCAGGCCGGCAGCCTTCTTGGCATGCTCAATTTGGAGGACAACAGCCGCCATTATCCTCTCAAAGGGGGGAACAACAGCCATTAGTATCCCATAGTAGTATTGCAGGACAGCAATCATCTGGACCTCATCAAATGGCAGGGCAGCCTTCTTGGCATGCTCAATTTGGAGGACAGCAGCCACCATTATCCTCTCAAAGTGGGGAACAGCAGCCATTAACATCCCATAGCTTTGCAGGACAGCAATCATTTGGACCTCATCAAATGGCGGGTCAGCAGCCTTCTTGGCATGCTCAATTAGGAGGACAGCAGCCACCATTGTCCTCTCAAATGGGAGAACAGCAGCCGTTAGCATCCCATAGCATTGTAGGACGGCAGTCACCTGGACTTCATCAAATGGCAGGGCAGCATCCTTCATGGCATGCTCAATTAGGAGGACAGCAGCCATCACTGTCCTCTCAAATAGGAGGACAGCAGCGATCATGGTCCTTTCAAATGGGAGAACAGCAGCCCTCAGGAACTACACACACAGCCAGACATCAGCCATTTGAATCCATGCAAATGTCAAGACAGGTATCATCTAGAGACTATCAAAATCTTGGCACTTTTCATCTTGAGAAATACTTTTAAAAGTAATAACAAGACTAATTGACTAAAGATATCTCCAAAATAGTTTATCTGTAAATTTATAGATGACGAGGATGGTTATTTTTGGGTAGGACAAAGATGCCCTAcacaaatttaaaatattatttgttTGCTATGCATGCATGTCAACAAATCTATACCTCTCCCTTTCTGTTTTGTTTTGGAGATAATGATGtaacaattttttttaatcttctttattttttaaatctgAAAATTTCAAGTAACAAACTAATGACGTTATTCTTAAGCAAGTAGCTGTTTTtagtttttgttatttttattttgaaaaggTTTCACCTGTTACCCTGCAGCTTGATCAATATCAAATTTCAATATTGCACTTAAGCCCAGTGTTCTGATGATGGTTTAAAAAATCTCACATTTGGTTCTACTTTTAAGTGATACTAGACGGGATTCATGTTGGATTTATGTGTCGAGTCTGAGACCACAAAACCACAATTTGATTTtagccttcttttttttttttgataagatTGATTTTAGCCAAATTGCTGCTTTAGAATTGCATTTCCCTTAAGGTTTCAGTTTTAACAACTGTTTCCCTGGCATTATTTCTATGAGTTCTTGTGTTAGTGAATAAAGTAGACAGTATATTATGTGGTATGCCAAAAACCTGCTTGTTGCTTGAAattccattttttattttttctctagCACTttctccgcctaagtagtttgcgcttagccggtcccaagcctggataaaggaggagggttgcggtaggtgacaaccagcgtaaaaatttcgtcacaccctatgatatggattcaaatgatataaacgttggggcatcctctactaacgacgctactgtagtgataaatatgcaagggtgtagggcgttcacgaAAGCGACGCCATCTGGCGccggtgtggtgttaaatgagcaggcttcccacatcatggacgggtgtgggtaaagaagttagtccataagacagataatagaacaaatagtggaacagaacacaagatagacatagaaaataatagaagatatcatagaaggagaccaattaggaaggagcaggataggaggatcagggttggtacttggaatgttggatcacttacaggaaaattaatggagcttgtggataccttggaaaggagaatggtgaatattgcttgcattcaggagactaaatgggtaggagagaaaagtaaggaagtgggtaattcagggtacaaattgtggtttaaaggaaatgagagaaacaagaacggaatgggtataatcatagacaggacattgaaaggtgaaaagagtaggagatagaattatactagtaaagctagtactagacggagaaacaataaatatagttagtgcttatgccccacaaataggactagacagtgagagtaaacaaaggttttgggaagatatggatgatttaatgcaaagcataccgaatgaagagaatgttttcattggtggagatttgaatggacatgtaggaagtgataggcaatgttatgagaatgttcatggaggttttggttttggcagtcgaaatgaggagggcaaaagcatcatggattttgctatggcatacgacctaatactagcaaatacctactttataaaaagagagtcacatttagtgactttcaaaagtgggcaacatagcaaatcgacttcctcttaaccaggaagacaaatagagctgtatgcaaggattgcaaggtcattccaggagaagctttaacaagtcaacataggttggtggtcttggatgtcaagtttaggaacaattcaagtaaggtcagaagaaatagtgtagctcgaacaaagtggtgggagttcaaaggagtaaagcaagtgaagttcaaaaatgagcttcttgagtccgaattatggaagctagatatggaggccaatgatatgtggatacagatggcatcaaagattagagaagtagctagaaaagtacttggggagtctaaaggacatggaccaccctcaaaagagagatggtggtggaatgaggaagtacaaaaggcagtgaagagaaaaagggaatggtataagaaattacctaaatgtgataataatgaggcatatgaacagtacaagatagcaaagaaagaggcaaaagcgattagccaagcaagagcacaggcctttgaaaagttatatgagaaacttggaactaaagaaggggagaaagatatttatagattagcaaggagtagagaaaggaaatgtcaagatctcaatcaagttaggtgcattaaggataaagaaggaaaaatgttggtgaaagatgaggacattaaagaaagatggagaaattattttaatgatctctttaataatagtcaaaatggaaatagcgtgaatatagattatagaacaatagaaaagaatgtaaattatactagaaggattagatctttagaagtaaaggaagcacttaagagaatgaaagtaggtaaagctgtggacagatgaaataccaattgaagtgtggaagtatttgggagatatgggagtggcatggttaactaaattatttaataagattctaaactcaaagaaaatgcctgatgaatggaggaagagtattttagtacctatttttaaaaataagggagacatacagagttgctcaaactataggggaattaaactcatgagtcatactatgaagttgtgggagagagttgtggagcatcgattacgtcatgatacttctatctctctctcaatcaatttggtttcatgcctggtcgttcaactatggaagcgatctttctcattagaagcttgatggagaaatatagagatgggaagaaagatctacacatggtttttattgatttggagaaggcttatgatagtgttccaagagaggtcttatggaatgcgttagaacaaaagagggtatctattaggtatatacaagtattgaaagatatgtatgaaggagcaactactattgtgcggaggggacacgagattttccgatctcaattggattacaccaaggatcagccataagcccttatctttttacattagttttagatgaactgacgaaacatatacaagagagtattccttggtgcatgatgtttgcggatgatattgttctgatagatgagacacgagaaggagtcaataggaagctagaactttggagaagtactctagagtcaaagggttttaagttaagtagaacgaagacagaatacatgcattgcaagttcagtgaaggccaaactggtgatagggaaggagttagtttgaatggagtggcactgtcccaaagtaatcactttaaatatctaggctcagcccttcaagtagatgggggatgtgaggaggatgttagtcataggattaaagctggatggttgaagtgtagacgtgccacgggagttttatgtgatcgtaagattcccaataaattaaaaggaaaattttaccgtacagccatacgaccggctatgctatatggtagtgagtgttgggcactgaaagagtcctacgcatctaagataagagttgcagagatgagaatgttaaggtggatgagtggccatactagactagataaagtccgtaatgaaagtattagagaaaaggtaggagtggtgccaattgaagataagttgagagaagggagattgaggtggtttggtcatgtgaagcgtagacatacggaggctccagttagacaagtagagcacattaggctagaggatagaaagaaaaaaaggggtagacctaaattgacttggaggagagtagtacagcatgacttagaagcattacacaattctgaggatttaacccaaaatcgttcagagtggaaaaagcgaatccatatagccgactccaaatttttgggataaaggcttaattgagttgagttgagttttctCTTCCTGGCTTACACCCATTTCTCCTGCATTTTGCATCCATGAAGCTTTCGAGGGTGATGAACTGTCAAAGCAATATAGGATATTGGAACTAAAGGAGAAAGATCaaatgaagtgtttttttttttaaactactattatttattatgtttgttGCTATCTTGAAGTATTTGCTTCAGCTGAAAAAGAGATATGGAACTGTAATTGGAAATAGATAACAACCAGAGAGAAGTTGCAGGTCCTCTAATCTCTATTTCGCACTCAGTCTGTCAATGTATACCGATTACCGTTTTAATTTAGGTCTTTTCAAAGCCGCCCCTCCCCCCCAAAAAAACAACCAAAAAAAGAAGATAACAATAGGACATAAGTGACAAAAGAAGATTGTAAGAACTGGCAACAGTTCATATATCTAAAGAAGTTGGTAGACCGAAATTCTATGGCTAAAGAAAGGTATAGcatattttttttatagaaagATGGTATAGAGGCAACCCACCCATCCAAAATCAGTTGCTGTATTATAGCAATTTGAAAGTCTTTGGCAGTGGctcaatactcaactcaactaagtctttatcccaaTAGTGCCAGAAAATTTTCTATCTCGATATCACTGTTTAAACTTCCCTCTTTCCAAAATTTGGATATTTGCTCGTCTTCAGCTCATTAATAAAGTACAGGTTTGAAAGATGTGATGCTCTTGTTAGTTATTAGTATTTCACAATATCTATACTGAATGAAGAGCTTTATGTAGCTATTGGTGGAGAACTCTAATATGCATTTTCAGTTACAGTTTTCTTCAGTTGAGAGGATTGTGGGGTATGTCGTAGTGTACAATGAATGATGTTTATTTTAAGAGTAAATTTATGtttgttctttttatttttcatttcagTTATGGTTCTATGAACCataatatctaatgaattaccattggTTCCTGACTTGTAATTTTTCATTTGTGTTCTAGTTTGAACCTATGGGAGGACAGCAGCCAAATGGACCCTCAGAAATGGCAGGACAGCAATCATCAGGGCCCCTTGAATGGCAAGAGAACCACCAGCGAGCAGCAGCTTGATTCTTCCATGCAAAGTTAATGTGATAGAACTTTCTGCTCTCTTATgtgctgattttttttcttttttcatttgagAAAGGAAATTACTTGATCATTATTATATGCAGTGCGTCTTGAGTTGGCTTCATATCACTGAAGTGCAAGAATAAGGTACCGTCTAGCATTCTGGATACCACTTTCTGAGAATCTGACATATATATCTTGCACATCCATCCTATACAAGAGATCAACTATTTTTGTACTTCTACACTTCTTATTTGTCATTGATACATAAATTTTAATGACAAAAAATTTCTTTGCACACCAAATATTGAGGCTCCAATATGCAATTGTCTTTGTAAGTTTGTAGATACTTTTCTTGCCACCAATGACCttgatattttagtatattttaacaGGTGATTTTCTTTATATAATTTCACTATTCTTGCTTGGACGAGGAAATGTAGGATCCTTGGAACAAGATTAGATAGTTGATTATGTTGTAATTTGAGGTATGAAACTGTACTCTTTAGTGTTTGCGACATTGATGTTTCTACAAGTcaatgaaatgaaacaaaatgCAATCCAATTTTTATGATATTGTAGCAAAATCCTGCTCTCTTTTCCAAGTTTCACGAAGGTAGAAGTGCGCCATTTACACTTTAATGCTATGCCTTATCCCATAAGACATGATGGACTTGATGTATTTGGTTGACCCACCCATTTTCAAGgtgattatttttatttattagtaCCCCAGTTAAGATGTTTTGGTTGTACCAACTGACATGGTCAAGTATCAGAGGACATGTTAGCCATTATCAATCTAATTTGTAGGACAGAACAGTTTCTATTGTTATAACCTGTGTTTACTCTGCAATCAGAAGAACGAAACCATTGAATGTTTggcattattaaattaatttcattattttaaaagTATTTGTTAATCTCAGTTTCAGAATACTATAGTTAATTTAATAGCACCAAACCACATTCCCCAGGATACCACTTGACTTCAATGGCAAattcatattaaattttatttaagctCAGTAGATCTAGTTAATTGGATTACCATATTGAAAAATATTTCTCGCATCATTAAGGTCCAAGCCTtgcaaatttcctcaaagtgtATATCACTGAAATCTCCTTGAGGTTTGCCATAATGTTCCCATATCAGAAAATTGATTTTGACTACAGTGCTGGAATAAAAAAATCATAACTAATAACCTTTACAAGGCTTTTGGACTTGTTATTAGCACAGTATACGCTAGCAAGCAATCTGTAAAACTTTCCTCATAACAAACACAGATTTAAGAGCCCCCAACTGCCTGATCATCAACCAAAATGAACTCAGTAATCATTGACATAAGCTCTCTGAGTTGCTGCTTCTCAAAAGGCTAGCTAATGCTCTCAAAATTAGATCAACAAATAGCGATTCCCTTAATGATCAACAATCCCAATGACCTATAAAAATCAACTGTACAATTGTGCCTAAACAAAATTGTTATGAGAGCCGCCAGCCAATGTCTAGGGGCACTACAGAAATGATGTCATATCTCtgccaagaaaagaaaatgagtaaTCAAAATTCCATTACTGTTGAGGTGAGGTTAAGCAAGGACTCCAGAGCACTTGGATGAAACTTCCGAGCAAAGAGGTAACAAACAGATGTCATCGCTGAATTGTATGAACATTCTGTTCCATTATTCCGAACAGACTGTATTAAACTCTCTGTAACGTTAATTCCGTTATATGTTGCTGGATGGGGTCCCCCCAGCGACCAATCAACCCAAGTTACTGTGCGATTAGCATTAAGCGAACCATGGAACATGTTCAGATAAGTTGGAATGTAATGCTCATCGGGATAGCAGGCAGGCTTACAATATTTCTTGAAGACAGAATAGTACTTCGTGTCTGAGACTATATGAACAGCCAAAGCCCGTTGGATCTCAAACCACTGAGACCCTTTCCTCCACTGAAAGAGCTTAATATCAGGAAGCATTTTTCGGTTGTAGCGGCCACGACCATAACGAGAGGGATCATCATATGACTCAACAAAGCTATATTCAGAATGAATGAGATACTTGTAGACAATAGGGAAATTGTAGATTGGTATGCAGCTCTCAGAGAGAAGAACAAACCGCTCATTTGAGAAATCCAGCAGGGCATTGGCTAGAAGGCGCTTCTCAGCATCAACCAGTGAAACTGTTCCCCACTCAACATTCTGGAGATGGAAAATAAAATGGTTCATAAGGAAATACAGAATGCAATCAACATTCAACAGTAATTAAGTGTCGAGAAAAAGTTGGAAGGCAGAGCTTTAGCCCGACAAAATAAGGCAATGCTCTTTTGCACACAACAGAAAGCTAAAATGCAACAAGTCCCAACAATTTCTGCTTGTAACATAATTTTCCATCACGAACAAGAAGTTTCAGTCACTAAAGAAATTCGTCTCAAAAATATTACTAATAGCCACTACATTCTTCATGCAACAGACCATTTTTCTCATACGTCTTAttgttaacataaattaaaaaattaattaataaatgttggCAATCAGTCATGTTTGACACAGTATACAAGCGTATCCCACAGTGAAAGGGCCTGCACACTAAAAGTCTCTATTTGATTCATGTGAAAGTGGTCACTGGAAGGCTGAGACAACTCCAGACAATCTTTTACTTGGGGTTTTTTGGAGATGGACAATTGATCTTCAACGACCTTGGGTGATGGTTGGCTAATAGTTATGTTGTCTTGTTAACATGTATTTGCTCCATGCTACTTCAAATGAAATGTATTTTGTTAAAGACATTTATGCGGAATAGGGTCAGATATCTCATTTCATATGTGATGTGGAAAAAGTCCAAAGATTCTCTCAAGGGAGTACATCCCATTAAGGCAAAGCTTGCTCCCACATGAAGATAAAGAAACAGGGGCAGTTATTTCGAGGAGCTGTACTCCATCAAACATCTCATTAAAGTATCAAATGGCAGAACTGGAAGAAATGATGATCATACTTTTACCAAAAATGGGCATAAAAAGTCGGTTGTACTTGTTAAACTTTACACAATTGTTTACACAACCAATATCATATATGAAAATATATATGCACTTACATGGATATGCACATATATATCTTATGTGTGGTAACAAAGAGATGACAAGGAATTCATTAGAATCTGTAAAAATAAGTTTTTACACAACTTTGATTGATAGATATGACCATTTCTTCATAACCTTACATTATCAAGCTATTGAAGTTCTCATCAGAAACAATTATCAAACAAGAAAAATGAATAAAGAACattcccaaaaaaaaaatttaaacacaCTCTCTACTAAATTCAAGTAAGCCTCAACATTGAACTACTTCAGGTTAACTGAATGGTCCATCCAAAGCAGGGTGCACCAATCTAGAAGGGAAAACAAT is a window encoding:
- the LOC110650718 gene encoding glycosyltransferase BC10, which gives rise to MARHRGDKEDGLDRHMGLLKLVQILSFLVVFVAGIILGLATSSHINQYFTSQARLFFTNNIASTTITGGNCTILRPCKRIDCFGMDTFLHPKNLTHSMNDEELFWRASLMPTKKGYPFDRLPKVAFMFLTRGPLPMLPLWERFFRGHEKYFSIYIHTPQDYVLNVSRDSPFYRRQIPSQNVEWGTVSLVDAEKRLLANALLDFSNERFVLLSESCIPIYNFPIVYKYLIHSEYSFVESYDDPSRYGRGRYNRKMLPDIKLFQWRKGSQWFEIQRALAVHIVSDTKYYSVFKKYCKPACYPDEHYIPTYLNMFHGSLNANRTVTWVDWSLGGPHPATYNGINVTESLIQSVRNNGTECSYNSAMTSVCYLFARKFHPSALESLLNLTSTVMEF